In one window of Mytilus galloprovincialis chromosome 6, xbMytGall1.hap1.1, whole genome shotgun sequence DNA:
- the LOC143079662 gene encoding uncharacterized protein LOC143079662 translates to MMSKMAVYKCLIIGCIVHVIYAQSCTQKVLVEEGTGRHKKVTMVRKIPAKCSNWDKAWVWITGMDCGTKYVLETVNFPSAKTQVYKEQKVCCQHELNCKNPGSEAQKGKSGLDENDQKFLAITFGSATAALVIILLIIVISFCRKKQPRFIENFFNRRHRMYEEDIIGVEPSAPYLEGQGDYHYKNGSSRLIESEYEEIPEYHAKDKYPIVDSVSEGNDYVQEFPPPEQHSNNNHYTRDVLISLVSGNNGIETIEKTMESIEKCPSLDSNSGSYENAAMKILQPVQEAGTTVNGSLSQNSNDNIRLDSLQHCSRDDSSVNNNADICARSDTNGYNSPSKCSENSVSNDYIDFSNVVVPNSEQNPAAPPAKVHSYELLDVSAREKDNLEQTYDALKVSVNECNLSTTGSGS, encoded by the exons ATGATGTCGAAGATGGCAGTTTACAAATGCTTGATTATAGGAtgcattgtacatgttatatatgctCAAAGCTGTACACAAAAAGTTTT GGTTGAAGAAGGTACTGGAAGACACAAGAAAGTAACCATGGTCAGAAAGATACCAGCAAAATGTTCTAATTGGGATAAAGCATGGGTTTGGATAACTGGAATGGACTGTGGAACAAAATATGT GTTAGAAACAGTGAACTTTCCCAGTGCAAAGACTCAAGTATATAAAGAACAGAAAGTTTGTTGTCAGCATGAACTGAATTGTAAAAATCCTGGATCAG AAGCCCAAAAGGGAAAAAGTGGTCTAGATGAAAATGATCAGAAGTTCTTGGCGATTACATTTGGATCAGCAACAGCAGCTCTAGTTATCATATTGCTGATCATCGTCATTAGTTTCTGTCGGAAAAAACAACCAAG atttatcgAAAATTTCTTTAACAGAAGACACAGAATGTATGAAGaggatataatag GTGTAGAACCATCAGCTCCTTATTTAGAAGGACAAGGTGATTATCATTACAAAAATGGAAGTTCACGGTTGATTGAGTCAGAATATGAAGAAATACCAGAATATCATGCCAAGGATAAGTACCCTATTGTTGATAGTGTGTCTGAAGGTAACGACTATGTACAGGAATTTCCTCCACCTGAGCAACATTCAAACAATAACCATTATACAAGAGATGTGTTAATATCACTGGTTTCTGGGAATAACGGAATTGAAACAATAGAGAAAACAATGGAAAGCATTGAAAAATGTCCTTCACTGGATAGTAATTCTGGTTCTTATGAAAATGCAGCCATGAAAATACTACAACCTGTGCAAGAAGCAGGTACTACAGTTAATGGAAGTCTTTCACAAAATTCTAATGACAATATCAGATTAGATAGTTTGCAGCATTGTAGTAGAGATGATAGCTCTGTAAATAACAATGCAGACATTTGTGCAAGAAGTGACACAAATGGATATAACAGTCCTTCAAAATGCTCAGAAAACAGTGTGTCAAACGACTATATAGATTTTAGCAATGTTGTTGTGCCGAATAGTGAACAAAATCCAGCAGCACCGCCAGCAAAAGTACATTCCTATGAGCTACTTGATGTGTCAGCTCGTGAAAAGGACAACCTTGAACAAACATATGATGCCTTAAAAGTGTCCGTCAACGAATGCAATTTGTCAACAACAGGAAGTGGATCCTGA